A window of Xiphophorus hellerii strain 12219 chromosome 7, Xiphophorus_hellerii-4.1, whole genome shotgun sequence contains these coding sequences:
- the rab9a gene encoding ras-related protein Rab-9A, whose translation MTARKSLLKVILLGDGGVGKSSIMNRYVTNKFDAHLFHTIGVEFLNKTLEVDGNQVTLQIWDTAGQERFRSLRTPFYRGSDCCLLTFSVDDNQSFLNLSNWKKEFIYYADVKEPENFPFVVLGNKVDVTERQVSTEEAQMWCQENGDYPYFETSAKDATNVAVAFEEAVHRALAADDKADHLIPTDTVKLHRKPRSATSCCS comes from the coding sequence ATGACGGCAAGGAAGTCCCTGCTTAAAGTCATCTTGCTTGGTGATGGTGGCGTTGGAAAGAGCTCCATCATGAATCGGTACGTCACCAACAAGTTTGATGCCCACCTCTTCCACACTATTGGTGTTGAGTTCCTAAACAAGACCCTGGAGGTGGACGGGAATCAGGTAACCCTACAGATCTGGGACACTGCCGGCCAAGAGCGCTTTCGTAGCCTGAGGACTCCTTTTTATCGTGGCTCCGATTGCTGTCTGCTAACCTTCAGCGTGGATGATAACCAGAGTTTTCTCAACTTGAGCAACTGGAAGAAAGAGTTCATCTACTATGCTGATGTCAAGGAGCCTGAGAACTTCCCATTTGTGGTATTGGGCAACAAAGTGGACGTGACAGAGAGGCAGGTGTCTACAGAGGAAGCTCAGATGTGGTGCCAGGAAAATGGTGACTACCCGTATTTTGAGACCAGTGCCAAGGATGCCACAAATGTAGCTGTGGCTTTTGAGGAAGCAGTCCACAGAGCGCTGGCTGCAGATGACAAAGCGGATCACCTCATCCCCACAGACACGGTCAAGCTCCACAGAAAGCCCCGCTCTGCCACTTCCTGCTGTTCATAA
- the egfl6 gene encoding epidermal growth factor-like protein 6 isoform X2, which translates to MQAFTLIGAFFILLNISSGSTDAYRHHRQVHTGSQAGVCRYGRRLECCYGWAKNNKGQCEAQCEHGCKHGECVGPNKCKCFPGYTGKTCNQDLNECGLKPRPCEHRCMNTHGSYKCYCLNGYMLMSDGSCANSRTCSIAHCQYGCEEVEGEIRCLCPSAGLQLGQDERTCVDIDECTTGKNLCPYNRQCVNTFGSYYCKCQNGYDLKYVNGKYDCVDLDECADETHKCSQHAVCLNTHGSYRCRCKPGFRGNGFECSVIPDSQVRPEILGGKLSNEEIKNAIPETVPTPSPKVLHQPFDYDGEVYVGTKERKEEFPEEKEEEEEEEENQLNPRGDVFISEDFESVFGPATEVKEIYIEPPQEEYFLDCNFDQGACEWVQDKTDDMDWTVAYHDKGGEYYMALSGLIGGREDVAKLKLLLSDRAQHGSFCLTFDYRVVGHDVGSLRVLLDNNAYPVWEQSQSKNQSWQTEFLTVAWKEEAPQSIIFEAQHGKGIGGEIGLDNVVLTSGPCQEDAGPIF; encoded by the exons ATGCAGGCATTTACTTTGATCGGTGCTTTTTTTATCCTGCTCAACATCTCCTCTGGGAGCACAGACGCTTACAG GCACCATCGACAAGTTCATACTGGAAGTCAAGCAGGCGTGTGTCGCTATGGAAGGAGGCTGGAGTGCTGCTATGGCTGGGCGAAAAACAATAAAGGGCAGTGCGAGG CTCAGTGCGAGCACGGCTGCAAGCATGGAGAGTGTGTTGGCCCCAACAAATGCAAGTGTTTTCCTGGATACACTGGAAAAACATGTAATCAAG atctgaATGAGTGTGGCCTAAAACCTCGTCCCTGTGAGCATCGCTGCATGAACACTCATGGTAGTTACAAGTGCTACTGTCTAAATGGATACATGCTAATGTCTGATGGATCATGTGCAA ATTCCAGAACGTGCTCTATCGCTCACTGCCAATATGGATGTGAGGAAGTAGAGGGGGAGATTCGCTGCCTCTGTCCATCTGCAGGTCTTCAACTAGGCCAAGATGAGAGAACATGTGTAG ATATTGATGAATGCACAACTGGGAAGAACCTGTGCCCATACAACAGACAATGTGTGAACACCTTTGGCAGCTACTACTGCAAGTGTCAGAACGGCTATGATCTGAAATACGTCAATGGAAAATATGATTGTGTAG ATCTCGATGAGTGTGCAGATGAAACCCACAAGTGCAGCCAACATGCCGTCTGTTTGAACACTCATGGATCCTACAGGTGTAGGTGCAAACCTGGCTTCAGAGGCAATGGCTTTGAATGCTCTG TCATCCCAGACTCCCAGGTGAGGCCAGAGATCCTGGGAGGAAAGTTAAGCAATGAGGAGATAAAAAATGCCATCCCCGAAACAGTTCCGACGCCGTCCCCCAAGGTCCTCCATCAACCTTTCGACTACGATGGAGAGGTCTATGTTGGGacgaaggaaagaaaagaggaatttcctgaggagaaggaggaggaagaggaagaagaagaaaaccagcTCAACCCAAGAGGAGATGTTTTCA TATCAGAGGACTTTGAGTCAGTGTTTGGTCCGGCCACAGAAGTCAAAGAAATCTACATTGAACCACCTCAGGAAG AATATTTCCTGGATTGCAACTTTGATCAGGGAGCCTGTGAATGGGTCCAAGATAAAACTGATGACATGGACTGGACTGTGGCATACCATGATAAGG GTGGTGAGTACTACATGGCTTTGAGTGGGCTGATCGGTGGCAGAGAAGATGTGGCCAAGCTGAAATTGCTTCTTAGTGACCGAGCCCAACATGGCAGCTTCTGCCTGACCTTTGACTACCGTGTGGTAGGTCATGACGTAGGCTCGCTCAGGGTGCTGCTGGACAACAATGCTTACCCTGTTTGGGAGCAAAGCCAAAGCAAAAACCAGAGCTGGCAAACAGAATTCCTCACTGTGGCCTGGAAGGAGGAGGCCCCACAGTCT ATTATCTTTGAAGCTCAACACGGGAAAGGCATTGGAGGCGAAATAGGGTTGGATAATGTTGTGCTGACCTCAGGGCCCTGTCAAGAGGATGCAGGTCCAATCTTttag
- the egfl6 gene encoding epidermal growth factor-like protein 6 isoform X1, protein MQAFTLIGAFFILLNISSGSTDAYRHHRQVHTGSQAGVCRYGRRLECCYGWAKNNKGQCEAQCEHGCKHGECVGPNKCKCFPGYTGKTCNQDLNECGLKPRPCEHRCMNTHGSYKCYCLNGYMLMSDGSCANSRTCSIAHCQYGCEEVEGEIRCLCPSAGLQLGQDERTCVDIDECTTGKNLCPYNRQCVNTFGSYYCKCQNGYDLKYVNGKYDCVDLDECADETHKCSQHAVCLNTHGSYRCRCKPGFRGNGFECSAKPFYQRSWDGDKGSADDSLNVIPDSQVRPEILGGKLSNEEIKNAIPETVPTPSPKVLHQPFDYDGEVYVGTKERKEEFPEEKEEEEEEEENQLNPRGDVFISEDFESVFGPATEVKEIYIEPPQEEYFLDCNFDQGACEWVQDKTDDMDWTVAYHDKGGEYYMALSGLIGGREDVAKLKLLLSDRAQHGSFCLTFDYRVVGHDVGSLRVLLDNNAYPVWEQSQSKNQSWQTEFLTVAWKEEAPQSIIFEAQHGKGIGGEIGLDNVVLTSGPCQEDAGPIF, encoded by the exons ATGCAGGCATTTACTTTGATCGGTGCTTTTTTTATCCTGCTCAACATCTCCTCTGGGAGCACAGACGCTTACAG GCACCATCGACAAGTTCATACTGGAAGTCAAGCAGGCGTGTGTCGCTATGGAAGGAGGCTGGAGTGCTGCTATGGCTGGGCGAAAAACAATAAAGGGCAGTGCGAGG CTCAGTGCGAGCACGGCTGCAAGCATGGAGAGTGTGTTGGCCCCAACAAATGCAAGTGTTTTCCTGGATACACTGGAAAAACATGTAATCAAG atctgaATGAGTGTGGCCTAAAACCTCGTCCCTGTGAGCATCGCTGCATGAACACTCATGGTAGTTACAAGTGCTACTGTCTAAATGGATACATGCTAATGTCTGATGGATCATGTGCAA ATTCCAGAACGTGCTCTATCGCTCACTGCCAATATGGATGTGAGGAAGTAGAGGGGGAGATTCGCTGCCTCTGTCCATCTGCAGGTCTTCAACTAGGCCAAGATGAGAGAACATGTGTAG ATATTGATGAATGCACAACTGGGAAGAACCTGTGCCCATACAACAGACAATGTGTGAACACCTTTGGCAGCTACTACTGCAAGTGTCAGAACGGCTATGATCTGAAATACGTCAATGGAAAATATGATTGTGTAG ATCTCGATGAGTGTGCAGATGAAACCCACAAGTGCAGCCAACATGCCGTCTGTTTGAACACTCATGGATCCTACAGGTGTAGGTGCAAACCTGGCTTCAGAGGCAATGGCTTTGAATGCTCTG CCAAGCCATTTTATCAGAGGTCATGGGATGGAGACAAAGGCAGTGCAGATGATTCCCTCAATG TCATCCCAGACTCCCAGGTGAGGCCAGAGATCCTGGGAGGAAAGTTAAGCAATGAGGAGATAAAAAATGCCATCCCCGAAACAGTTCCGACGCCGTCCCCCAAGGTCCTCCATCAACCTTTCGACTACGATGGAGAGGTCTATGTTGGGacgaaggaaagaaaagaggaatttcctgaggagaaggaggaggaagaggaagaagaagaaaaccagcTCAACCCAAGAGGAGATGTTTTCA TATCAGAGGACTTTGAGTCAGTGTTTGGTCCGGCCACAGAAGTCAAAGAAATCTACATTGAACCACCTCAGGAAG AATATTTCCTGGATTGCAACTTTGATCAGGGAGCCTGTGAATGGGTCCAAGATAAAACTGATGACATGGACTGGACTGTGGCATACCATGATAAGG GTGGTGAGTACTACATGGCTTTGAGTGGGCTGATCGGTGGCAGAGAAGATGTGGCCAAGCTGAAATTGCTTCTTAGTGACCGAGCCCAACATGGCAGCTTCTGCCTGACCTTTGACTACCGTGTGGTAGGTCATGACGTAGGCTCGCTCAGGGTGCTGCTGGACAACAATGCTTACCCTGTTTGGGAGCAAAGCCAAAGCAAAAACCAGAGCTGGCAAACAGAATTCCTCACTGTGGCCTGGAAGGAGGAGGCCCCACAGTCT ATTATCTTTGAAGCTCAACACGGGAAAGGCATTGGAGGCGAAATAGGGTTGGATAATGTTGTGCTGACCTCAGGGCCCTGTCAAGAGGATGCAGGTCCAATCTTttag